One genomic window of Molothrus aeneus isolate 106 chromosome 22, BPBGC_Maene_1.0, whole genome shotgun sequence includes the following:
- the NLRX1 gene encoding NLR family member X1, with amino-acid sequence MSRAMQCQGCLPWGSWARLPRSLAGTRGTRSVSVCAAAVPGGAGRSFLRRILGTSSISLPRGCVHYQGDSQEKSAQPSSSHHGQSQLRKVAFSGAIKKHQKSLSAWFSHQPNEERQFGPSFSLDAVHVDPVIRESSLEEILKPSPDLTIQNQLQQPSRKVISLHNLFDVDACGRQVKNVVLYGTVGTGKSTLIKKMVVDWCHGRLPRFQLVIPFSCEDLSHSHAHVSLRRLVTKKYQHLRDVVPVLEASNLSVLFILNGLERLNLDFSLAGTELCCDPNEPVPPSAIVVNLLRKYLLPEASIIVTTRPSAVRRIPGKYVGRYAEICGFSDTNLQKLYFQMRLSQPGCSGEESQQRHSAEQENLVEMLSRNLERHNQITAACFLPSYCWLVCTTLHFLYFTRAVPPSQTLTGIYTSFLRLNFSGEVLDSTDPTHISMMKYVAKTVGKLAYEGVMSRKTCFSEEDLRQCFEVEMKTESELNLLEVFRSDVFRFFLSPCVQPGKEHTFVFTIPAMQEYLAALYVVLGEKKTLVQRVGKELSEVLGKVSEDVAVVVNIISKVLPLRFLPVLFNLLKIFPRYFSRVGGKDRDTIAHTMAEELFKEEDYYNDDVLDQINSSILGVEGPMRHPDEAPDDEVFELFPIFMGGILSRRNRAILEQLGCSIKNLAAFEIAKAMKKTVIRKGRRGLPPSELMDYLFFLHEFQNERFTAEAILSLRAVNLSSVKMTPLKCSVLASVMSTTCHEVEELNLTSCNLDSGSLRTLFPVLLRCKALHLQLNSLGSEACKEIRDLLLHDKCVVSSLRLANNPVGEQGARYLAEALAGNRSLTQLSLLHTSLGDPGAEAIAQHLAQNQHLQELNLGYNSLTDTAALRVVEVAKRHETLDKVHLYFNDISEDGKRALDSLRMDRDGVRALVFLTAGTDVSDYWSHILNVVQRNLPFWDRERVRQHLTLLLQDLESSRSQTANPWRKAKFLRVESEVKKMLGKLQDGSL; translated from the exons ATGTCCCGGGccatgcagtgccagggctgcctgccctggggcagctgggcgCGGCTGCCGCGGtccctggcagggacaaggGGGACCCGCAGCGTGTCCGTGTGTGCTGCTGCCGTGCCAG gTGGTGCAGGCAGGAGTTTCCTCAGGAGGATCCTTGGCACAAGCAGCATCTCCCTCCCCAG ggGCTGTGTTCACTACCAGGGAGACTCCCAGGAGAaatctgcccagcccagctcctctcacCATGGTCAGTCCCAGCTGAGGAAAGTGGCTTTTTCTG GTGCCATCAAGAAGCACCAGAAGAGCCTGTCTGCGTGGTTCAGCCACCAGCCCAATGAGGAGAGGCAGTTCGGCCCTTCCTTCTCTCTGGATGCCGTCCACGTGGACCCAGTGATCCGGGAGAGCTCCCTGGAGGAGATTCTGAAGCCCTCCCCTGATTTAACCATCCAgaaccagctccagcagccctccAGGAAGGTTATCAGCCTCCACAACCTGTTCGACGTGGACGCCTGCGGGCGGCAGGTGAAGAACGTGGTGCTCTACGGCACCGTGGGCACGGGCAAGAGCACCCTCATCAAGAAGATGGTGGTGGACTGGTGCCACGGGCGCCTGCCCCGCTTCCAGCTGGTCATCCCCTTCTCCTGCGAGGACCTGTCCCACAGCCATGCCCACGTGTCCCTGCGGCGCCTCGTCACCAAGAAGTACCAGCACCTCCGGGACGTGGTGCCGGTGCTGGAGGCTTCCAACCTCAGCGTGCTCTTCATCCTCAACGGCCTGGAGCGCCTCAACCTGGACTTCAGCCTGGCTGGCACggagctgtgctgtgacccCAACGAGCCCGTGCCTCCCTCTGCCATCGTGGTCAACCTGCTGCGGAAATACCTCCTGCCCGAG gccagCATCATCGTCACCACGCGCCCATCTGCCGTGCGCCGCATCCCCGGCAAGTACGTGGGGCGCTATGCCGAGATCTGCGGCTTCTCCGACACCAACCTGCAGAAGCTCTACTTCCAGATGCGCCTCAGCCAGCCCGGCTGCTCCGGGGAGGAAAGCCAGCAGCGCcactcagcagagcaggagaaccTGGTGGAGATGCTGTCGAGGAACTTGGAGCGCCACAACCAAATAACGGCCGCCTGCTTCTTGCCGTCCTACTGCTGGCTGGTGTGCACCACCCTGCACTTCCTCTACTTCACCAGGGCGGTTCCTCCCAGCCAGACCCTCACTGGTATCTACACCAGCTTCCTGAGGCTCAACTTCAGCGGGGAGGTGCTGGACAGCACCGACCCCACCCACATCTCCATGATGAAGTACGTGGCCAAGACAGTGGGCAAGCTGGCCTACGAGGGGGTGATGTCCCGCAAGACCTGCTTCTCAGAGGAGGACCTGCGGCAGTGCTTCGAGGTGGAGATGAAGACTGAAAGCGAGCTCAACCTCCTGGAGGTTTTCCGCAGCGATGTGTTCCGCTTCTTCCTGAGCCCGTGCGTGCAGCCAGGCAAGGAGCACACCTTTGTCTTCACCATCCCCGCCATGCAGGAGTACCTGGCAGCCCTGTACGTGGTGCTGGGCGAGAAGAAGACCCTGGTGCAGAGAGTGGGGAAGGAGCTGTCAGAGGTCCTCGGGAAGGTCAGCGAAGACGTGGCTGTGGTTGTGAACATCATCTCCAAGGTGCTGCCCCTGCGCTTCCTCCCCGTGCTCTTCAACCTCCTCAAGATCTTCCCTCGCTACTTCTCCCGGGTGGGCGGCAAGGACAGGGATACCATTGCCCACACCATGGCAGAGGAGCTGTTCAAGGAGGAGGATTACTACAATGATGATGTCTTGGACCAGATCAACTCCAGCATCCTGGGCGTGGAGGGCCCCATGCGCCACCCCGATGAGGCCCCGGATGATGAGGTCTTTGAGCTCTTCCCCATTTTCATGGGTGGGATCCTGTCCCGCCGCAACCGCgccatcctggagcagctgggctgctccatCAAGAACCTGGCAGCCTTCGAGATCGCCAAGGCCATGAAGAAGACGGTGATCAGGAAGGGCCGCAGGGGCCTGCCCCCCTCGGAGCTCATGGACTACCTGTTCTTCCTGCACGAGTTCCAGAACGAGCGCTTCACGGCCGAGGCCATCCTCTCCCTCCGTGCCGTCAACCTCTCCTCCGTCAAGATGACCCCTCTcaagtgctctgtgctggcatcTGTCATGAGCACCACGTGTCACGAGGTGGAGGAGCTGAACCTGACCTCCTGCAACCTGGACAGCGGCAGCTTGAGGACCCtcttccctgtcctgctgcgATGCAAAGCTCTCCA TCTGCAGCTCAACAGCCTGGGCTCCGAAGCCTGCAAGGAAATCCGTGACCTGCTCCTGCATGACAAGTGTGTGGTGAGCAGCCTGCG GCTGGCCAACAACCCCGTGGGGGAGCAGGGCGCTCGCTACCTGGCCGAGGCGCTGGCCGGCAACCGCTCTCTgacacagctgtccctgctgcacacCTCGCTGGGGGACCCCGGCGCTGAGGCCATCGCCCAGCACCTGGCCCAGAaccagcacctgcaggagctcaACCTGGGCTACAACTCCCTGACGGACACGGCGGCCCTGCGCGTGGTGGAGGTGGCCAAGAGGCACGAGACGCTGGACAAAGTGCA tcTCTACTTCAACGACATCAGCGAGGATGGCAAGAGGGCTCTTGACTCCCTGCGCATGGACCGGGACGGCGTCAGGGCTCTGGTTTTCCTCACGGCGGGCACCGACGTCTCCGATTACTGGTCCCACATCCTGAACGTGGTGCAGAGGAACCTGCCCTTCTGGGACCGCGAGCGGGTCCGGCAGCACCTCACCCTCCTCCTGCAGGACCTGGAGAGCAGCCGCAGCCAGACTGCCAATCCCTGGAGGAAAGCCAAATTCCTGCGAGTCGAGAGCGAGGTCAAGAAAATGCTGGGGAAACTGCAGGATGGGAGCCTCTAA
- the NHERF4 gene encoding Na(+)/H(+) exchange regulatory cofactor NHE-RF4 isoform X1, producing the protein MKQTKGLEGDKMSIIKFEFNPKVGIDNPALTLTEDTDGEGMGEPRFYLLTKESTETFGFCLHEELGCQGHIIRQIELGGVAQRRGLQDGDRLLQVNGHFVDHMDHLRVVQKIKASGNQVLLAVLDGDSYEAAKALGRDLSQMLPEDIRPRLCHVTRDKSGFGFSVSCPEGTKGTFQLSVLQDGPADRAGVPPGCWLLELNGDSVKSYSHTQLTRKLKQSGNKVTLLVASSAVEEFYRLRGLRVTAALADTSRLPFKVRELHLVKGPAGYGFLLKEDDCSSGGVGQFLWDVDVGLPAEQAGMREGDRVLAVNGESIEGLDHEQTVHRIRAREDQVTLLVIDPAGDEFYHSIGLSPLQFFGDGDPASGSCTPSLPSRSGSPALCDVEVAPKGPVSWLMAAANSIEIIQSQRQEEHTKLCQAF; encoded by the exons ATGAAGCAAACAAAAG gACTCGAGGGAGACAAGATGTCCATCAT AAAATTTGAATTTAACCCCAAAGTTGGGATCGACAACCCAGCCTTGACCCTGACTGAGGACACGG ATGGTGAGGGCATGGGGGAGCCCCGCTTCTACCTGCTGACCAAGGAGAGCACAGAGACCTTCGGCTTCTGCCTGCACgaggagctgggctgccagGGCCACATCATCCGGCAGATTGAGCTGGGGGGGGTGGCCCAGCGCAGGGGGCTGCAGGACGGGGACCGCCTGCTCCAGGTCAATGGCCACTTCGTGGACCACATGGACCACCTCAGG GTGGTGCAGAAGATCAAGGCCAGTGGGAACCaggtcctgctggcagtgctggatggTGACTCCTATGAAGCCGCCaaagccctgggcagggacctgTCCCAGATGCTGCCCGAGGACATCCGCCCGCGCCTCTGCCACGTCACCAGGGACAAAAGCGGCTTTGGCTTCAGCGTGTCGTGTCCAGAAG gcacCAAGGGCACCTTCCAGCTGTCGGTGCTGCAGGATGGGCCAGCGGACAGAGCGGGGGTGCCACcgggctgctggctgctggagctgaacGGGGACAGCGTCAAGAGCTACTCCCACACCCAGCTCACCAGAAAG CTCAAGCAGAGCGGCAACAAGGTGACACTGCTGGTGGCCTCCAGCGCCGTGGAGGAGTTCTACCGCCTGCGGGGCCTGCGGGTCACGGCTGCCTTGGCTGACACCTCCAGGCTCCCCTTCAAGGTCCGGGAGCTGCACCTGGTGAAGGGTCCTGCTGGCTACGGGTTCCTGCTCAAGGAGGATGACTGCAGCTCGGGAGGAGTAG gcCAGTTCCTGTGGGATGTGGATGtggggctgccagcagagcaggcagggatgagGGAAGGGGACCGTGTGCTGGCCGTGAACGGGGAGAGCATCGAGGGGCTGGACCACGAGCAGACCGTGCACAGGATCCGCGCCCGGGAGGATCAGGTGACACTGCTGGTCATCGACCCCGCTGGGGACGAGTTCTACCACTCG ATCGGGCTGTCCCCCCTGCAGTTCTTTGGGGACGGTGACCCCGCCTCAGGCTCCTGCAcgccctccctgccctctcgCAGTGGCTCCCCTGCACTTTGTGACGTTGAGGTGGCACCCAAGGGACCTGTGTCCTGGCTGATGGCTGCTGCCAACAGCATAGAGATCATACAG AGCCAGCGCCAGGAGGAGCACacaaagctgtgccaggcatTCTAA
- the NHERF4 gene encoding Na(+)/H(+) exchange regulatory cofactor NHE-RF4 isoform X2, protein MSIIKFEFNPKVGIDNPALTLTEDTDGEGMGEPRFYLLTKESTETFGFCLHEELGCQGHIIRQIELGGVAQRRGLQDGDRLLQVNGHFVDHMDHLRVVQKIKASGNQVLLAVLDGDSYEAAKALGRDLSQMLPEDIRPRLCHVTRDKSGFGFSVSCPEGTKGTFQLSVLQDGPADRAGVPPGCWLLELNGDSVKSYSHTQLTRKLKQSGNKVTLLVASSAVEEFYRLRGLRVTAALADTSRLPFKVRELHLVKGPAGYGFLLKEDDCSSGGVGQFLWDVDVGLPAEQAGMREGDRVLAVNGESIEGLDHEQTVHRIRAREDQVTLLVIDPAGDEFYHSIGLSPLQFFGDGDPASGSCTPSLPSRSGSPALCDVEVAPKGPVSWLMAAANSIEIIQSQRQEEHTKLCQAF, encoded by the exons ATGTCCATCAT AAAATTTGAATTTAACCCCAAAGTTGGGATCGACAACCCAGCCTTGACCCTGACTGAGGACACGG ATGGTGAGGGCATGGGGGAGCCCCGCTTCTACCTGCTGACCAAGGAGAGCACAGAGACCTTCGGCTTCTGCCTGCACgaggagctgggctgccagGGCCACATCATCCGGCAGATTGAGCTGGGGGGGGTGGCCCAGCGCAGGGGGCTGCAGGACGGGGACCGCCTGCTCCAGGTCAATGGCCACTTCGTGGACCACATGGACCACCTCAGG GTGGTGCAGAAGATCAAGGCCAGTGGGAACCaggtcctgctggcagtgctggatggTGACTCCTATGAAGCCGCCaaagccctgggcagggacctgTCCCAGATGCTGCCCGAGGACATCCGCCCGCGCCTCTGCCACGTCACCAGGGACAAAAGCGGCTTTGGCTTCAGCGTGTCGTGTCCAGAAG gcacCAAGGGCACCTTCCAGCTGTCGGTGCTGCAGGATGGGCCAGCGGACAGAGCGGGGGTGCCACcgggctgctggctgctggagctgaacGGGGACAGCGTCAAGAGCTACTCCCACACCCAGCTCACCAGAAAG CTCAAGCAGAGCGGCAACAAGGTGACACTGCTGGTGGCCTCCAGCGCCGTGGAGGAGTTCTACCGCCTGCGGGGCCTGCGGGTCACGGCTGCCTTGGCTGACACCTCCAGGCTCCCCTTCAAGGTCCGGGAGCTGCACCTGGTGAAGGGTCCTGCTGGCTACGGGTTCCTGCTCAAGGAGGATGACTGCAGCTCGGGAGGAGTAG gcCAGTTCCTGTGGGATGTGGATGtggggctgccagcagagcaggcagggatgagGGAAGGGGACCGTGTGCTGGCCGTGAACGGGGAGAGCATCGAGGGGCTGGACCACGAGCAGACCGTGCACAGGATCCGCGCCCGGGAGGATCAGGTGACACTGCTGGTCATCGACCCCGCTGGGGACGAGTTCTACCACTCG ATCGGGCTGTCCCCCCTGCAGTTCTTTGGGGACGGTGACCCCGCCTCAGGCTCCTGCAcgccctccctgccctctcgCAGTGGCTCCCCTGCACTTTGTGACGTTGAGGTGGCACCCAAGGGACCTGTGTCCTGGCTGATGGCTGCTGCCAACAGCATAGAGATCATACAG AGCCAGCGCCAGGAGGAGCACacaaagctgtgccaggcatTCTAA